ACACTTTTACACTGACTTCTCTACAAACAATACCTGCTCAGTAGCTGCGGTAGACTCGATATGATTGGTCCATATCCGGGGGCATTGTCATATAGTTCAAAGAGCGGTGCTGCCACCAGTTTGTAGTTCTTGGGGACGGCGAACAGAGCTGTGGCACAAATGGCAGATTTTAAGAACAGAAGATATGCCATGCAGCAGGACATCCCTCCACCCCAGATTCCAGCTCAAGGCTACATTTTTCCATCTACTGAAACTTCAAAACTCACACTGTGATATTACTGACCTTTTTCCTGCAGCTGAACCAGGAACAGTTTCTTATGCTCCTTAGGTTTGGTGATGTGGGCTGGAATGTAAGGGTACTGAAAAGACAGACAAGTTCAAATCAATTCTGATTAGCATTATACAATTATATGGACTGTGTAATTACCCATATCTGTATATCTTGTGGCTGAATAACGTGGGCCATGCCAGCATTTAAACAGATGTACCAGAGAACATAAAGACATCAAAATGCTTTATGTTCTAATTAACCAACTTGCATTCAGCGTCTATAGATATTCACtgtaaattacataaataactgaaaatttCAGCCTTGATTTATGAATAGGAAAATTCCAACCTTTTCAGTAATTAGAAgtgctttgtttttaattcgACAGCCatgtgttttcactttgcaCTATTTGTTCTCAAAGATTTTCATAAGCTTGGTGCTCACAGAAATTTCTCAGCTCAGAGAAGATCAAGGAATTCTtcaacttaagaaaaaaaaaaaacctgaacatCAACTAAACTACAGATTTTCATACGACAGCAACCACAGTGCCTGGTTGCTTGTAAGCAGTGTGCTGAAATGACTTACATACAAGTACCTGCTACTggtgaaaaaagtcacaatTACTAGGAGTGACTATTAGTTCTGGATTTCACTTATTTTCTCAGTTGTTGCATCACCCTTTTGGACATTCAGAGTCTTCAGTGTTTTGAGAATTTCACATTAACCACCGATTTGCATTTGTTAGCAATGCTAGTGCAAGTCAACGGGACAGAGAATGTTTCTCCAAATGACACACAAATCTAAATAACACACTGCGTGTGGACTCGGGGACACATGTCAAACCCCGTTTACAGCAAATGCAGACAAGAGACTATTACAAATTTCACAACAATAAATATTgccaatgtgaaaaaaatctgaatatctGATGGTGATCGATACGCTAAACTTCCTGAACCACCGCTGTCATGTGGGAATACATAACACTAATATCAGCCAGCATAATTCCTGACGTTCCTGTTTGATATCGATGTCAGTTAAACAAGTAAATACAATAAGCAAGAAGAAAACCTCCACAGGGGAAGTCCCCATAATCCAATGTCAGGCTTATTTCACTTATCTGATCTACTTGTTCTCTCCATGTTTTTATTGAAACCATGAGAATATCTGTAGTAGGGTTAGTTACACGAAGACAGCTTTATGTGTTCAGCTGGGTTAGGAGGCAACTTCATAGTGGGAAATCATAATCTATATTTGATCAACAGTGTGCTCACCTGTGGAGGCTCGAAATTTGGACGCCACCAGTTGCCAATGCAATCGTCAATGACCCAGTCCTGCTTCACACCGTCCTGTCGTCCAAGGATCTGCCGCGCAAACACAAAGGAATAATAAACGATACTTTCACCACAGCGACAAGGAGATTAAAACGGACGAGATGCACCTACCTCTGTCATCAAACGTTTCAGACCCTCCACCTCATCTTCTCCCGGACTCAACTCTCCACCAGGCCTGCAGGGAAAAGCAACCGTTAcactttatcatttttatttaaccaggtaaaaaaaaaaaaaaaaaaaaaaacacaccaaggtTCGACATCTCATTTTCAAGCGTGACCTCATtaagaaaacagcagaacagcaAGATGCAGTGCAATAcaacatgacaaaaataaactacaGCAATGATAGTAATGaagtaaaacaacagcagccatTAGACCTTAATATCAGTATGAATCCCCCTACAGATATCATGTCCTTCAATTTTAACTCTATTTGCAAGTCATTCCAAGCAGCAGAGGCAACAacccagaatgccttttttttcttgctttacgtacaacaaacagacacaggactTGGGACCTTAGATTATACTGACGTCTggatcaaaaacacacacacgtgtgtgttcACTCACAGTTTGAAGAATGTGGTGCCCAGCTGCAGCAGTAAGACATGAGGCAGTCTGTGTTCGTGGACGATGAGGACACCCTCCACCGTCCTCCTCATACCCATCTTGTCAAACTCCTCCCTCATCCGCTGGAACCTGGCTGCCACTGAGCTGTCCTTCTCATACAGAGGCTCCTTGGTGCCAAATGTGTAGTTGGTGAGAGGGTATCTGgaacgcatacacacacactaatgctcCTGTtgcttcaaatttactaacatttttaaTCACTTGGGTACAATTTCACCTTGTACTTCAAACCTCCAAAATTATTACAACAGTATATCTCAGATAAttaatgtgtcttgttgactatACACCCCCACATCCCTTCCCCTTGTACATCAAAGCTCTGGGAgtcatgttttctgtttcagtgaAAGTTACTGCAAGAAATTGGGAAGAAACTGCAAACCCCGTGCAGGCCCGTGGCACGGCCGGGCTCGCTAGTGATATATCTTGCATTTGGTGCATCTTTTCTGTCCACAGTCGCGCGGCGAGGAGCAACAACACATATAGAGCCGAAGATGCGAGCTGGTTTAAAGATAAACAGAGGGGGGGGGACTCTGACAGAGACTGAGCACTCACAGGTTGATGGTCCTCTCCAGGGTGAGAGGCTTGGCGGGGCCGCTGATATATTTGTTCCCAAACTGCACGGAGCCACCGCGCGGCCAGCCGGTGGAGGAGCGACTGGGAGGCACGACCGACATCGCTAACGTCTGCGCGAGCGCTTTCAATGCTCCTGCTAATGCGCCCTTGTTGGCAGTCGGTATGCAGATGACTATTTTTATCACAATAACAAAGTAAACCGCAAAGAATAGTCCGACTATCCGCTGCACCGTGTGTCGTCGTTTTGCTCGCCCCCTCCTGTTCCgggttaaaatgtgtttagttaACTGCACCGCTAGCGACCCCCGCTGGTCTGGAGGGTGAACTACAAGATTGCTGCCGCCCTTCTCTCAGGCCTCCTCTGGTCTTCTGGTGGCCAgtatgtaaaataaaagtttcTAAGTTTATAGGAGGGCTGTAAGCTCACGACTCAATACACTGTCCATGTTTAATATCAACATACTTATATCTTGTTCATACAAATATGTTTTATCACAAATCCTTGCCAAGAACTATTTCCCTTAACTGAAAATGGGTCacttgcagttgctcaaattccaAAGAGAGGAATTAAATTATAACAAATagagagaaataagaaatatgcaaatatgtgcttcaaaaaagtatgtgtattatgtctaaatatgtgcattaatcctacaaaatattccaacaataaatacagaaataagaaattgagcatatgtagAAAAAAGTCTACCTATATACACCATACACAGGGgtgttgcactgttgaattgtcctacaggtataaattattgcacaattaaatggttaaataaacagtgaaatagTGTAGTAAATAGTATACTTATACTCATGACACCAGAAAAAGCAATGTTGTTGATTTACAttactttctttcctctcagtGTCAGTTCTCCATGGCTACAGGGTGCAGTTGACTTGAGTTTGCTGTCTCTTTGACCCAGCTTGCCTTCTTTTGATCACACTAACACCAGCAATagtcaaaaaaggaaaaggataCAGCCATATCCAATGTTtgaattgtgtttgttttctacCACGGAAGTTGTTTGCTTTGCTATAATATGGTGGACCTTTCATGTATTTTACCAGTGTGAAAAACTAAAACTTGTGGGCTTTGGACAAATTTTAAACCATGAATCAAATTATCTAAATGCTTCTAAAGAGAAGCAAAGAGTGAAGCTCAGGAAAGAATAGTCAGAGCATTTATATCAATGTGATgacatttaatttatatttaccCTGAAATACAAaagatcctgtttttttttaccaaacaaCTCCATCACTATAATTAGGGGCCGGGCAGCCTAACCTGCCAGGACCCTCTTATATTCAAgcgttttcttcttcttctttctttctttctttctttcttccgaggaacTCCTACTTCCCATAcacgaaaaatcaccaaattttgcacaaaggtccagtcccatgccagatcacctcagatgcaaacacaagccaatagtcctgatggtggcgctatagcaagcctctaaatttcagaactttgaaaattcataacaaatcaaccgtatgtgctacagctttgcaccaaaatgtagccccaatactgaagaaacttttgtgcacttaaacctattgcaaattatgaaatccatcactctgttttttttttttcaaaaactgtaaaacttattaaacctataTCCTCCCataatttttgctcaaatgtcaccaaacttgctacagagcgtcttcagactgtcctacacaaacaaTCCACacaaatttttgataaatcaaaaattgagcctacagtgcttAAAAaggtttgactgtaaatggtactgtaaacatatacatgCAAATTCTtgataaataaatcttcaatgttcatgaaaaaatgtacaaaattttggagtcatggtagatgatgtgtggcaaatttcagaactgtatctcaaaaactcaatttttgacagcattttgaattttgttctcatgtgaacaattggagtcaatgcaagaatgacatttttagtttttcacttatggagcaaatcagtcattgttgaaaacaaatgatcaagatctccatgctgtctagatgcaatatgtgtattttcagatttttgtcttaataactgaatttttgacagctgtttaaaatctgcctttccatgcatggctgcctgctgtcctgcacctcagtgattggctcagtcagtttgtaaagctacatgtgaagttttagctcagtgaggtagaggccaggcctcggtgtcgaAGGTTGTGAGTttaagcctcagcttgtgcaacattcccacgtgcgaaaactcaccaaactttgcacaaaggtccagtcccatgccagatcataattgtcagatttttgtcttgatgactgatttttttattggtttgaaatctgcctttccatgcataggtggctgctatcatgtgactggcttaatCAATTTGTGAAAcctcacatgaattgacacttgccaattagttCAGTGAGCTAGAGCATTGTCCCGCATGCCAGAAATTGGGAGTTCAAgtctcaactgatgcaaaatgcacattagaaagccacctttcttttcatcttcctattctccatttgttgctcagaattgcctaaaattgcccggccctGACCactgctgcgcagcagctataatatTTTTCTTGGTTTAGTACACCTAAAAGAGAGCGTGCTCACTGTGTTTACCCTGTAATAATAAAGGCATTCCCAGTCCGCTATAAAGTCTGTCAGGACTGACTGCTTTCTTCCactacctcctcctttcctctgttaCTAGGAAACTGCTTCTGTGTTGCCCACACTGTCCCAGTGGACGAGCTAAGCTGCCTAAAACATCTCCTGAAATTTCCCCAAAGACACAGTATTGTCTGGAGGAGGTTCAGTAAATAAACCTTCTGGTGATGATTGTTTAGCAAGGTACCCAGCATCACCAATCAGTCATTTAAATATGTACCTCTGCTACTGTAGCTCAGTGGCTTTTTATGTAGCCTTTCTATTCAGTAAATTTACTCTTACTTAACTTTGTTTTGCGGAAgtattttactcattttactATTTCACCAGAGTACAGATTCCGTGAATCTCCATAAGCAACAGAAATTGCACCATATTAAACTGACCAATTTTGGATCCATTCAGAGTGAACCATCACTCAGCAATGAATACAAGTCTTGCTTTACTTGGTTTGTGCAGtttactttgtaaaaaaaaaaatctagttccGCTCTGTCCTCTTGTCCTTTTAGaattgcatggaaaagatcatgTGTAACAATGTTCTCTTTTCCTAGAAGTTATTTGGTAACATTAAttctgagtacattttaaatgagctcttGCCTTAAATTGTATTTCTCAATTTCATGGTATAATGTAGCAAAAGACCTGTTAATTTGAAGTTACCCAAATTATCATAACTGTCTGCATTGTGGAAATTTGACTCAGCCACAGTCTACTTCTTGGTGTAAATGATGTCACCTACAACACGAATGCTGTGAGACAGTAGCCAGCCTGTAGCCAACCCGAGCAGATTAATAGTACTGTGGGAagtttcagtcatttttctgCCTCAGTTTCTAACTTTAAGTCAAGGCATGCTTTTCAATTTCAACAAAGGTATGCAtcggaagttttttttttttttttttccatatactGACTCAGGgtagagaatagaatagatcgAGAATAGATATTCCTTTAGCACCCCGCTGATTCACACCCATGAATACTCACACCTGTGAAACAGCATTGACAACAGCCTATCATTTTGTGCCATGTTCTTTTACTTTGTCACTgaaacttcattttaaaaattaggctgtttctcttttctctctctccacaacaACACTTCTATTTAAGCTAAGTTAGGTGGTTTCACTATGGGTGCTCCACCTTACCatatgtgttttctgtttgccttTTATGGCATTTGCCAGTGTCTATCTATGCTAAACAACATTAACAGGCACTGGCAGTCAGTTTAACAACTGGCAATCATCATCAGATGCACCTGAGGGCATATCATCCAATTTTGGCGATACATGCCAAAAAAATTGAAttgagttgaattgaattgaatcataTTTGCACCATATTTAAGTGTTGTTGAAAGTTTTGATTCTCTTTAACAACCTTCATTCTGTTGTTGAgccaatttgacccctgcataCATTGTGCGTAGTGTGGAGCAGTGCATTTGAAAGCCAGAGCATGGGTTGACATGATAGAATCTGTCTACATTCTTCTCTGGTGATGTTGTAAAGCCAAATTATATGCTGTAATTAGAACCATTCTAGTCATCTTatgattcaatttaaaaataagtATCACGGCAATGTCAATTTGAATACACCGTACTTGTCCAAGCATACTGGTGCTATGTTGTCACGCTCACTGACTTTTATTGATTTGcccttgtgatttttttctcatttcatttgaaaggTGAAAACACAATGTGAGCAATATTTTGAATTCACAAAGCACCAAACAAACAGTCATCTGTTGGcaataatgtatttttcttaAGGAAGCTGTGGGAATAACTCCATCAATTCGATATTCCATTTAATAGTCATAAGTATGTCTCTTATCCACCTATTGtaaacatactgtatttttacCACAGTAGTTGTCTTATAGTACATTATCATACGTGCAATGCAAAATTGAAAcataggctaaaaaaaaaaataaaatgacaaagacaCTGCTGGATTTGTCTATTATGTCACACAAAGGGGATCTCAGTTCTTTGGTCCAGTGGCCCACCCTGTGTGgtgtgctgctgtaatgtgGTGGTCCCTGTAGGAAGTCCTACGGATCTCCCCCCTTACTGTTTACTGTGGCTTCTCCTGCCCCCTGTCACAGTAGTTGGTCCCATATTTAGCAATTTCATCTTCGTTTTAGACTTTTTTCTCATCCACTGACTTGGTTTCCTCTTGCTTCTCGCCCTCTTTCATGCCTTCATTTCCACTCAGTTCACCATTTTTGTTTGACTCAGTGCTGTtgatttgcttttcttttctcatgGTGTCGTCATCcacctttgtgttttcttcttgcaCTTCTGTCTTAGCCACTGCACTCTTGACCAAAGGcgctttctctttttcatcctCAGCCTCcttcacaccatcatcattgtcatcacgATCATTCCTGTTGTCATTCATCTCATTTTGCTCCTTCTTTTGAGCCATGGCATCCTCTTTATCAGCTGCTGTGAAGGAGAATTGTTAAATATTCAACTGGAATCTATGGAAAAAGCACAGAAACGCATGCATGCGAGcaagtgtgtacatgtgcgcaGAACTTTAAACTTACCTGTATCCTTTCCTGCAGGCTCAAGACTAGATTTTTCTTCTGGTGAAGTTGGCAAAGCATTATCTTGGCCTGGACTAATATATACTGAGGGCAGTGGACTGGTCACAGGATCAGAAGTAGCACTTGAGTTATCAGTAGTATGGAGGGCAGAGATAGGCGTGGTGAGGATAGTGCTGACATTGTTAGAGTTAGCTGATTCAGGGTTAGTGAGGGGGATGTTCACTGCGGCTGGGGTTATTGAATTAGTAGTGGCAGAAGAAGTATCTGCATGTCTTGTTTCAGTGGTAGAAGTGGGGGCAATGGAGATGTCTTCG
This DNA window, taken from Myripristis murdjan chromosome 3, fMyrMur1.1, whole genome shotgun sequence, encodes the following:
- the LOC115356909 gene encoding putative uncharacterized protein DDB_G0268234 isoform X1; amino-acid sequence: MPSISTSAHPAVPSPEDISIAPTSTTETRHADTSSATTNSITPAAVNIPLTNPESANSNNVSTILTTPISALHTTDNSSATSDPVTSPLPSVYISPGQDNALPTSPEEKSSLEPAGKDTAADKEDAMAQKKEQNEMNDNRNDRDDNDDGVKEAEDEKEKAPLVKSAVAKTEVQEENTKVDDDTMRKEKQINSTESNKNGELSGNEGMKEGEKQEETKSVDEKKV
- the nudt21 gene encoding cleavage and polyadenylation specificity factor subunit 5, with the protein product MSVVPPSRSSTGWPRGGSVQFGNKYISGPAKPLTLERTINLYPLTNYTFGTKEPLYEKDSSVAARFQRMREEFDKMGMRRTVEGVLIVHEHRLPHVLLLQLGTTFFKLPGGELSPGEDEVEGLKRLMTEILGRQDGVKQDWVIDDCIGNWWRPNFEPPQYPYIPAHITKPKEHKKLFLVQLQEKALFAVPKNYKLVAAPLFELYDNAPGYGPIISSLPQLLSRFNFIYN
- the LOC115356909 gene encoding uncharacterized protein DDB_G0286299-like isoform X2, with amino-acid sequence MPSISTSAHPAVPSPEDISIAPTSTTETRHADTSSATTNSITPAAVNIPLTNPESANSNNVSTILTTPISALHTTDNSSATSDPVTSPLPSVYISPGQDNALPTSPEEKSSLEPAGKDTADKEDAMAQKKEQNEMNDNRNDRDDNDDGVKEAEDEKEKAPLVKSAVAKTEVQEENTKVDDDTMRKEKQINSTESNKNGELSGNEGMKEGEKQEETKSVDEKKV